From Alloacidobacterium dinghuense:
CGCTCCCACGCGAAACTTTGAATAAGGAGCATAAGCTTTCGCGGCGGCTGATTCGGCAGAGGCACGTAATTGTGCGGTAATTTCAGGCGTTAGATTTGCCATCATCCTGAGGCTAACGGCATTGCTCCCGGAGAGCAAGGCTGCTCAAGTTTACTGGTCTTCCACCCGATAGTAGAGGTGTGGACGAGTTGACGCGAGAATTTCTGATCGAAAGCCAGGAAGGATTGGACCGCATGGAGCGGTGCCTGACCGATCTGGAGGAACGCCCCGAGGACCGCGAGCTTCTGGCTGAGATCTTTCGTACTGTGCACACCATCAAGGGAACCACGGGTTTTCTCGGCTTTTTACGACTGGAATCGCTGGCTCATGCCGGAGAAAATCTGCTTGGTCTACTGCGCGACGGCAAGCTTCTGGCCAACGCAGACATTGTCAGTGGTCTGCTTGCCTTGCTCGATATCCTGCGCGAAATTCTTGGACAGATTGAAGCAAGCGGGAAGGAAGGCGGCGAGGATCATGCCGCGATGATCCATCGTCTGAACGCATTGCAGCAGCCTTCGACAGGTGAGAACAACGCGCAGACATCAGGAAGGTCTCTCGAAGATGTCTCGCTTCCCGAGGTGTGCTCTTCTCCGCATGCTGCCGCAAGAAAGAAGCGGGCGCGCAAACCAAAGGCTGCATCACCCGCTGCGATCACGCCGCTCAGTGACGCGGAGATCGCGAGGCCGCAAGAGGAAAGCAGGGCCATCGAGGTTTATCAAGCCGAGCCACAGATCGCGCAGGCGAGGGCAGCGGTGAACGCAGCCGAATCGACGCTGCGCGTCGACGTGGATCTGCTCAACCGCATGATGAATCTCGTGGGGGAGCTTGTGCTCACCCGAAATCAGATCCTGCAGATGGTCGGCGCCGATGCCAGCCTGGCCATGCTCTCGCGTCGCTTGGACATGGTAACAGCCGATCTGCGTGAAGCAGTGATGAAGGCGCGCATGCAGCCTGTCAGCCATGTCTTCTCGAAGTTTCCGCGCATGGTGCGCGATCTTGCGCAGCAGCTGAGCAAGCGGGTACGTCTGGTCATGGAAGGGCAGGAGACGGAACTCGACAAGAGCCTGCTCGAAGCCATCAAAGATCCGCTGACGCATTCTGTTCGCAACGCTATCGATCACGGCATCGAGTTGCCGCACCTCCGCGAGGCCGCCGGCAAAGACCTGGAAGGCACGCTGCGGCTGCGTGCCTATCAGGAGGGCAGCCACGTTGTCATCGAAGTCTCCGATGACGGTGGCGGCATGAAGGTTGAGCGCATCCGTGACAAAGCCCTTGAGCGCAAGTTGATCACCCGCGAACGCGCAGCGCAGCTTTCCGACCGCGAGTTGATGCAGTTGATCTTCTTGCCAGGATTCTCCACCGCTGAGGCCATTACGAATGTCTCCGGGCGCGGCGTCGGCATGGACGTGGTGCGCACCAACGTGGAGAAAATTGGTGGCAAGGTTGAGATCGACAGCCGTGTCGGCAAGGGAACAACGCTGCGCCTACGTATTCCGCTCACCCTGGCCATTGTGCCTGCCTTGATCGTGCACAGCCGAGGCCAGAGCTTCGCGTTGCCTCAGGGGGCTCTTTCTGAACTCGTGCACCTTTCTTCCGACCAGGTCAGCGCGCAAGTGGAGTGGATGGAGGGTGCGGCGCTGTACCGTTTGCGGGGCAAACTCCTCCCGCTGATCTTCCTTGGTTCTCTTCTTAAACAACATACGCGGTCAGAAGAGCCGCGTGAAGTATATATCGCCGTCTTGAATGCGGAAGGCCGCCGCTATGGCCTGGTGGTCGACAGCCTTGCGGACCCGGAAGAGATTGTGGTCAAGCCATTGTCGTCGGTGCTCAAGAGAATCGGTTTCTTTTCGGGAGCGACAGTGCTGGGCAACGGTGAGATGGCTTTGATTCTTGATCCCGGAGCAATCGCCACACAATCGAATATCGGCATGGCGCTTGAAGATGACGAGCCCGAGGTTCTGGGGGGAAATTTGAAGGAAGGAACTGCCGAATATCTGCTGATGCAATCCGCGAGCGAGCATTCGGCAGTACCTCTGGATAGCGTGTTACGGATTGAGCGCATTCCGCGTGGGCAAATGGAGTGGCTAAACGGTATCCCTGTCTTGCGTTTTGACGGCACACTTCTGCCGCTCAAAGACAGAACGGATGTTGGAGCAGAATCACCAGAGAGCGAGATGACGGTGGTCGTCTGCCGCGACGGGCAGCGTCACGTAGGAGTCGCCGTCACGCAGGTTCTAGACGTGGCTCCGGGCGAGTCTTTGACTGAGGCCGGAACCAATGCTGCGACGCAGGATGCCATCCTTTTAAAGGACAAAGTGACAAGCATCGTCGATCTTCGAAGCATCCCGGCATTGCACGGCACGCACCCGCTTTCGGGCGAATTCGTGGAGACATGGAAACCAGTTGGAATTGTTGAGATGTCCGCATGATGCCTACTCTACTACTGCAGACTGACGCACAGGACGAAGGCATCGAGATGTGTTCTGTTCGTGTGGGCCAGACGCTCTACGGCGTTCCTGTAACCCGCATTCTGGAAATTCTGGGAAGGCCTGCGAAGCAGCCTGTTCCACTTGCTCCCAGCTACATCGGCGGGTTGGTGCACTATCGTGGCGAGGTACTGACGGCTGTTTCGCTACGCAGGTTGGTGGATCTGCCGGAGCACGATGCCGTGGAAGACATCCTCGTCTTTGAAGGCGGCGATGGATACTTCGGCCTGTTGGTGGACGAGGTAGGTGAAGTGATGACGGTGCAGCCTGCGAATTTCGAGAGCAACCCCTCAACTCTCGATGATCGCCGCAAAGCGCTGTTTGCCGGAACTTACAAACTCAATAACGCTCTTCTGGTGATGCTCGATCCGGATCGTCTCGATCCGATGTGTCTTGCAGAAACATCCCCCGCTTGAGCGATGAGGGAAAGAATATGCGTGCGCTTATCGTCGATGATTCGCGTTCCATCCGAAGTTACTTGCGACTGCTTTTGGAAAAGCAGGGACTCGAATGCATCGAAGCAGAGGACGGACGGCTGGCGCTAGACGCGATGCAGAGGAACGGCGTCTGTGATCTTGCTCTCGTCGATGTCAACATGCCCGTCATGGGCGGGCTGGAATGCGTGAAGGCGATGCGAGGCAATCCGGAAACAAGGTCGATGAAGATCATGATGGTGACGTCGGAGGCAGACCATGCCTTCATCGAAGCTGCGCTTGAAGCCGGTGCGGATGAATACTTGATGAAACCTTTTGACGCTGACGCGCTCATCGACAAGCTCCAGATGATTGGCATCGCATAAGGTTCGATCTCGATGCCCCGACCAATTCGTGTCCTTGTAGTGGACGACTCCCTCGTGATGCGCAGCCTTCTGCGCATGGTGCTCGCCTCGGATCCCGCCATTGAGTTGGCAGGAATGGCGAAAGATGGTATCGAAGCTCTCGATGCCGTCGAGCGGCTTCGACCAGACCTCATTCTTCTGGACATTGAAATGCCGCGCATGAATGGCCTTGAAGTGCTGGCCGAACTGCGTTCACGGCACAGCACAGTAAAGATCATTATGTGCAGCACCCTCACACGTCGTGGCGCTCGCATCACCCTTGATGCGCTGGTGCAAGGGGCGACCGACTATGTTACAAAGCCGACCGTGCAGAATGGCGCTGCGGATGCAGTCGCTACGCTTATGCGTGAGCTTCTTCCGCGGATCAAAGCTCTGTTTCCAGCACCACAACTCAGCGTCATCCTCGCTGGTTACGCAGGAGGCAAAACCCGGCTGCAGAGGACGCCAGAGATTGTCGCGATTGGAGTGTCAACCGGAGGTCCTGCCGCTCTTCAAACCTTACTGCCTATGCTGCCTGCAGATTTCCCCGTTCCAATCGTCATTGTCCAGCACATGCCTCGGCTTTTTACTGCTCTTCTGGCCGAGAGACTGAATCGTGAATGTGCCCTCAATGTGCGCGAAGCGGCGACCGGCATGCTTCCCGAGCCCGGAACGGTCTCGATTGCTCGCGGAGACTGGCATCTCGAATTTGTCCAGACCCCATTTGGCTATGGACACTTACTTCATCTCTCGCAAGCCGCACCGGAGCACTACTGCCGTCCTTCGGTCGATATGCTTTTTCGTTCAGCCGCGCAGGTTTACAGCGATGCTGTGCTGGGCGTGGTACTCACCGGAATGGGTGCCGATGGCTTGGAAGGCTGCAAATCCATTCGCCGCGCAGGAGGAAGAATCCTCGTGCAGGACCGCGCGAGCAGCTCTGTTTGGGGCATGCCCGGTGTTGTTGCCGACGCCGGATTGGCAGATCGCATTCTGCCCCTTCCGTCCATCGCGGCCGAACTGATCCGTCTTTGTTCGTCACGTCACGCTACTCTCGCAGCGAAGGAGTGATTGCACATGCCTTCTACCGAGACGGATTACAGTTTCCTGCGAAAGTTTATCCAGAGCCGTTCAGAGAACATCCTTGATCCCTCACGCAACGATATTTTCGATGCGCGCCTCTATCGCCTGCTGCAAGTGCATGGCATGTCGGGCATCGATGACCTGGTCCGCAGGTTAAGACTTGCGGCGGATCCCATGCTTGATCAGGCAGTGGTCGAGGCTATGACGATCAATGAGACTAGTTTCTTCCGTGATCAGGCCCCATTCGAGTTATTGCGCAACGAGCTGCTGCCGAGACTGATCGAACGCCGTGGCCTGCAGCGCAGTCTGCGATTTTGGAGCGCTGCATGCTCCAGTGGTCAGGAAGCCTATTCATTGGCAATGCTCATTCGATACCATTTCCCTCAAATTGCCGAGTGGAAGATAGAGATCGTAGGCACGGACATTCATGCAGACATGATTCGCCGCGCACAGTCCGGCCGTTACCAACGCATGGAGATCAACCGCGGCTTGCCTGCTCGTCTCTTGCTCAAGTACTTCACGCGCGACGATGACGAATGGGAGGTCACACCGGAGCTGCGTTCTCTTTGTCACTTTCAGCAACGGAACCTGAGCCACACCTTACCAGCGCTGGATGTATACGACGGCATCCTCATGCGCAATGTGCTTTTCTACTTTTCCGACGCCACACGAAAACGCGTCCTTCAAAATGTTCACGTTGCCCTGCAGTCAGACGGATTCCTGATTCTCGGTTCGAGCGAGCAGCCCGCGCAACTCGATCTCTGGCAGCCGGCTCTTGACGACAAGACCTGCTACTACAGTCCGCGCTGAAACGTCGCGGCCCCTTCCATTGCATCAAAATGCCTGAGCATCTTATTGTGCAGGCGGATATCCTGCTTGCTGAGGCCATGGGTGGAGAAGCGGCGAATCAAGAAGATCGAGACGGACAACGCCGGTTTTAAGGAGGTGCTTCATCTCTTTCATCCGGTAACAGCAGATTGGTTTAGAGCCGTTTTCGACAAGCCCACCTCACCTCAGCGTCTCGGCTGGCCCGCAATCGCTCGGGGTGAGAGCACCTTGATCCTTGCTCCGACAGGAACAGGAAAAACGCTGACAGCATTTCTCTGGTGCCTGGATCGGCTCATGCTTCGACAGCGTGAGACAGCAGTGAAAGGATGCCGGGTCGTCTATATCAGCCCTCTCAAGGCGCTGGCCGTTGATGTGGAACGCAATCTACGCTCGCCTTTGGCTGGAATTGCGAACATGGCCCGGCAACGAGGCGCGGCCTTTTCTCAGCCGGAAATCAGCGTACGCACCGGGGATACTCCGCAAAAAGAGCGTAGCCGATTCCGTCGTCATCCTGCGGAAATTCTGATCACCACGCCGGAATCGCTGTATCTGCTTCTGACTTCTGAGTCAGCCGCATCTCTGCGCACCGTGGATACCGTCATTGTCGATGAAATCCATGCCCTTGTGCCCACCAAGCGGGGAGCCCATCTCGCTCTTAGCCTTGAACGCCTTGAAGCGATCACCGAGAAGCGCGTCCAGCGGATCGGTCTTTCCGCTACGCAACGCCCGCTTGAGGAGGTAGCACATTTTCTGGCAGGCTGTGATGGACCGCCACCATCAACAGCAAAGACAGACGATAATCTCACTGCGCTCGAAAAAGAATGGACCTCCGATGTCGATGCGATCGGCAAAGATCGAGCTCCGGCATTTCGCCCAGTCACCATCATCAACGCGAGCGAGCCCAAGAGACTTGAGCTTCGCATTGAAGTTCCAGTCGAGGATATGGCGAAGCTTGGCCAGCCAGAGGAGATACCGAGTGGCGCCGCATCTCAGGGGCCAAAGCGCACTTCCATTTGGAGCGCGATACATCCAAGACTCCTCGAAATTGTTCGCGAACGTCAGTCAACGCTCATCTTCGTGAATAATCGGCGAATCGCAGAACGCCTTGCCGGCGCGCTCAACGAACTTGCCAATGAACCGATCGCGCGTGCCCATCATGGCTCTCTAGCCGCTGCACAGCGTACCGAAATCGAAGAGCAACTCAAAGCGGGATCCATCAAGGCTCTTGTCGCCACTTCGACGCTTGAACTTGGCATCGACATGGGCGCGGTCGATCTCGTGGTCCAGGTGGAAGCGCCTCCTTCCGTCGCCAGCGGCATACAGCGCATCGGGCGAGCGGGCCACCAAGTAGGCGCGCCAAGCGAAGGCATCATCTTTCCCAAGTATCGTGCTGATCTCGTTGCCTGCGCCGCCGTGACGCGAGCCATGCATGAAGGGTTGGTTGAGTCGACGCGTTATCTGCGCAATCCGCTGGACGTGCTGGCCCAGCAGATCGTCGCTACGGTCGCGCAACCTCCGCGGACCTCTATTCCTCGGACAAAGGGCCAGCCGCCGGCAAACGCAGAAGTCTCCACGGCCGATCTGTTCCGCATCGTCACCAGCGCAGCGCCATTTGCCTCGCTCAGCCGCGGCGCCTTCGATGGAGTGCTCGATCTGCTCGCTGGCCGCTATCCTTCAGACGAGTTTGCAGAATTACGCCCTCGTATTACATGGGATCGAGTGCACGACATTATCACGCCGCGCGAGGGCGCAAAGAGCCTTGCCATCCTCAACGGTGGCACGATTCCGGATCGCGGTCTATATGGCGTTTTCCTTTCCGGCACCGAAGGCAAGCCTGTGCGGGTGGGAGAACTCGACGAAGAGATGGTCTTCGAAAGCCGCACTGGGGAAACATTCATTCTCGGCGCCTCGACTTGGCGCATTGATGAAATCACTCATGATCGTGTTCTCGTTTCGCCCGCTCCGGGTGAGCCGGGCAAGATGCCCTTCTGGCATGGAGACAGCGCCGGCCGCCCTCTCGAATTTGGCAAGCGCATCGGACAGTTGGTACGCGAACTGCGCGAGATGCCGAGGAACGCTGCGATCAGCCGCCTCGTTCGCGAGCACGATCTCGATCCGGTTGCCGCTGAAAATCTCATCCGTTTTCTCGCCGATCAGGAGAT
This genomic window contains:
- a CDS encoding protein-glutamate methylesterase/protein-glutamine glutaminase, producing MPRPIRVLVVDDSLVMRSLLRMVLASDPAIELAGMAKDGIEALDAVERLRPDLILLDIEMPRMNGLEVLAELRSRHSTVKIIMCSTLTRRGARITLDALVQGATDYVTKPTVQNGAADAVATLMRELLPRIKALFPAPQLSVILAGYAGGKTRLQRTPEIVAIGVSTGGPAALQTLLPMLPADFPVPIVIVQHMPRLFTALLAERLNRECALNVREAATGMLPEPGTVSIARGDWHLEFVQTPFGYGHLLHLSQAAPEHYCRPSVDMLFRSAAQVYSDAVLGVVLTGMGADGLEGCKSIRRAGGRILVQDRASSSVWGMPGVVADAGLADRILPLPSIAAELIRLCSSRHATLAAKE
- a CDS encoding chemotaxis protein CheA, which codes for MDELTREFLIESQEGLDRMERCLTDLEERPEDRELLAEIFRTVHTIKGTTGFLGFLRLESLAHAGENLLGLLRDGKLLANADIVSGLLALLDILREILGQIEASGKEGGEDHAAMIHRLNALQQPSTGENNAQTSGRSLEDVSLPEVCSSPHAAARKKRARKPKAASPAAITPLSDAEIARPQEESRAIEVYQAEPQIAQARAAVNAAESTLRVDVDLLNRMMNLVGELVLTRNQILQMVGADASLAMLSRRLDMVTADLREAVMKARMQPVSHVFSKFPRMVRDLAQQLSKRVRLVMEGQETELDKSLLEAIKDPLTHSVRNAIDHGIELPHLREAAGKDLEGTLRLRAYQEGSHVVIEVSDDGGGMKVERIRDKALERKLITRERAAQLSDRELMQLIFLPGFSTAEAITNVSGRGVGMDVVRTNVEKIGGKVEIDSRVGKGTTLRLRIPLTLAIVPALIVHSRGQSFALPQGALSELVHLSSDQVSAQVEWMEGAALYRLRGKLLPLIFLGSLLKQHTRSEEPREVYIAVLNAEGRRYGLVVDSLADPEEIVVKPLSSVLKRIGFFSGATVLGNGEMALILDPGAIATQSNIGMALEDDEPEVLGGNLKEGTAEYLLMQSASEHSAVPLDSVLRIERIPRGQMEWLNGIPVLRFDGTLLPLKDRTDVGAESPESEMTVVVCRDGQRHVGVAVTQVLDVAPGESLTEAGTNAATQDAILLKDKVTSIVDLRSIPALHGTHPLSGEFVETWKPVGIVEMSA
- a CDS encoding response regulator, with product MRALIVDDSRSIRSYLRLLLEKQGLECIEAEDGRLALDAMQRNGVCDLALVDVNMPVMGGLECVKAMRGNPETRSMKIMMVTSEADHAFIEAALEAGADEYLMKPFDADALIDKLQMIGIA
- a CDS encoding CheR family methyltransferase, whose protein sequence is MPSTETDYSFLRKFIQSRSENILDPSRNDIFDARLYRLLQVHGMSGIDDLVRRLRLAADPMLDQAVVEAMTINETSFFRDQAPFELLRNELLPRLIERRGLQRSLRFWSAACSSGQEAYSLAMLIRYHFPQIAEWKIEIVGTDIHADMIRRAQSGRYQRMEINRGLPARLLLKYFTRDDDEWEVTPELRSLCHFQQRNLSHTLPALDVYDGILMRNVLFYFSDATRKRVLQNVHVALQSDGFLILGSSEQPAQLDLWQPALDDKTCYYSPR
- a CDS encoding chemotaxis protein CheW; protein product: MMPTLLLQTDAQDEGIEMCSVRVGQTLYGVPVTRILEILGRPAKQPVPLAPSYIGGLVHYRGEVLTAVSLRRLVDLPEHDAVEDILVFEGGDGYFGLLVDEVGEVMTVQPANFESNPSTLDDRRKALFAGTYKLNNALLVMLDPDRLDPMCLAETSPA